Below is a genomic region from Methanolobus sediminis.
CTATCTTCTGGAAACGTATGAACAGACAAGGAGCAACTGCAAGCCTTCTTATAGGTACTTTCAGCAGCCTTTTCTGGCTTACATTTGTGCATGCTAAAGAAGCAACAGCCCTTGGAATCTGCCAGGCACTTTTTGGACAGGCAACACTCCTTACGGGAACATGGACCCTTGTAGACCCTATCCTTGTTGCTACACCACTGTCATTTTTGGTGGCAATTATCGTGAGCCTCATGACAGAACCAATGGCATCAGAGCATGTTAAAAACTGTTTCAAGAAATAGCAAAACTAATTTGATTTTGGGAAATGATCAGTCAATTGTTTTGTTGGTTGATCGTTTTATTCTCTTTTTAATAATGATAATTGAAAACGTTTTTCTTATTAGAGAATTTGTTGAAAAGGATGCCCATTATTTTGTTCATTGAATTTGTTTTGTTCTTCTTCAGAAACAGACTCTATAACCAGAACGCATCTTTTTCGAAATATCCTCCTAAACTCCACACTTTTGATATCATTAAATCTAATGCAGGTATGATTTAAGATTACATATTTAACTAAATAACTCTAAAAAATTTAATTTCAGTACTTTGTATCGATTTTAATTTTAAAACAGAAAAGATAAATAAAAAAGAGAAAAGAGAGCTTATTGCTCTCTTTATACTTTATTTTCTTCTTGCAAAGAAAGAAAGTAGAACAAACACAATTCCTGCAAGAGCAGTAAATCCTGGAGTATCCGATGTTTCATCTTCAACTGATTCTGTTTCTTCTTCAGTTACTGATGCTGATGCAGGATCCTGTAGTATTTCTTCAACTATCTCTTCTGCGTCATCTCCAAACAGAGCGTAGAGTGAGAAGTGGGTGGTATATGCAGTTGCTCTGCCATTCTCCCAGTCAATAGTTGTTTCAAGAGCAGTCCAGCCGTCTTCTGAATTGTAGGTATAGATTAACGGAGTTTTGCCTTCAAAATCTTCCGGATCGAAGTCTATAGTTATCAGGACTTCCTTGTTAAATGTGGTTCCCGAAGGTCCGAAATCATAGTAAAGACCTGATTCAAGTACTTCATCAGGAGTATCGGCAGGCATGGACGCAGGAGTAGTTACTATTATCGTATTAACAGGATTTCCAGATGTGTCTGTTCCAACTGTTCCCTTGTACAAAGTCACAGTTGTTATAGTATCTTTTGATTTGACAACAGTGTCACCTGTTAGTTCCCCAGCACCGTTTGTTGAAAGTGTGGCTATTGTTCCCTGTGATCTTACTCTTGTAGCTACAGAACCACCACTTGAACCGGATGAACTTGAACTACTGGAAGTTGTTGGTTCAGGATCTTTGAACAATCCGTAGGTTCCTTCACTAATTGTTACATTTAGCTGATTGACAGAGATATTAAGTGTTGTATCATTCACTACAGACCATGTACTGTCACTATTGTTATACTTATACAGATTAATAGAAGATTCTCCAGTACTGCTCATGTCTGAATCATCGTAGGAAAGGAAAATCTCTAAAGGAGTGCTTCTTTCGATAGTGAAATAATTACCAACATTTATTTTTTCTGATAAAGTAGAGATTAAATAATTTCCTATGAAATTGGTTGCTGTATCATCTGAAGTGTAAGATATCAGAATACCATTTAAAGTAATTTCGAGATTTTCAACTGTATTGTTGAGAGATGCTGTCCAGAAATCACCAAGTATATTACTTGTTACAATATTGTCAGTTAGAATATTATTAATGGAAGTAGAAATTGCAATTCCATATACATCATTGTTAACTGCAATATTATTTGCCAAAGTGTTGGTATTTGAATATATAAGGTAAATACCAAATTCGTCATTATTATCTAAAATATTATCTGTTAGAGTGTTGGTATTTGAATAACTAAGTGTAATACCATCATAGTTGTTGTAGATATTATTGTCAGTTAGAATATTGTTGTCGGAGTCACTCACTAGAATACCTATATCATAATTGTCATGAACTCTGTTGTGTTCTATGGTATTATTGTTACATGAATTATCTAAGTAAATACCAGTTCCTTCATTATAATTTACAAAGTTATCTGTTAGGGTATTGTAAGATGAAGTATGTAGGTAAATACCATCGTTTCCATTGTTATTTATCTCATTGTTTGTCAGAGTATTATAACTAGAGTATGAAGTTAGAATACCAGCATTGATGTTATTATTGAGAATGTTATCCGTCACTGTAATATTATTGGAGTGATCGAGGTAAATACCGAAACTATTTACAGTACAGGTATTGTTTATTATTATGCTGTCATTTGAGGAGGAGAGAGAAATACCTTCATAAGTACCTGATCCTGTGACATTGAAACCATCAATAGTTACATTATCTGCATATATATTAATTATAGGAGCAGGCTCACCTTCCAGTAAAGTAGTGTTTTCTGCACCATTTTCAGAACGAAGTACAATACCTTTGTTAATGATAATACACTCGGCATAAATACCGTCAGTTACAATGATTGTGTCACCTTCGGCTGCATCATTTATTGCATCCTGGATAGTTGTGTAATCATAGCCGCTGCTTCCAACATAAAAGGTAGTTGGTGCATTTGTCACTGTGATTGTAATTACCTGAGTAGCAGTAGATTCAACGCCATCACTTACAGTAAACTCAATAGAGTAAGTTCCAGAACTTGTATAATTGGTCTGCCAAGTTCCTTCTCCTGTGCTTGTGTTGAAATCTGTGAATAGGTCAGTTCTGTTACAGCTGAAGGTTGGTGTATCTTCATCCAGATCAGAGTATCCTGCATTAACAGAAATTAGTTCAGATTCATTGACTTCAATATTGTCCAAACCGGATATTGAGATTAGGTTGTTAGCAAGAGTTATTGAATCACTGACTGCATCAGACAATGCTCCGTATGTTTCATTGTATGCAAGGACTTGAATTGTAGAGGTAGCATGTGCATCCATAGGAGTATTATTCATTTCAAGAACAGTAGTACCATTAGTCCAAATTCCATTCAGACTTACATTATAGGAGTCTGCATTTTCTACTGCATCCCAAGTCCAGTCTACATAGAAATTGCCTGTTGAATTGCTAAGAGTAGGAGCAGATAGGGTGAAATCATTTACAGTGATTGTAATTATTTGAGACGAAATTGAACCGTAACCATCAGTCACATTGAATTCAACAGAGTAAATTCCTGCATCAGTCAAATCTGTGATCCATGAACCTTCTCCTGTTTCAGTATTGAAACTATCGAACAGGGAAGTATTGTTGCAGGCAAATGTAGGAGTATCGCCGTCTGCGTCTGATGAATTAATGTCAAAGGTAATAGTCTCTCCTTCAGTTACCGTAATGTCTGTTATGTCAAGAATTGTAACAACATTATTTGGCATCTGAACATTGTCAATAGTTCCATCTGAGAGAGTGGAATCTGTGGCATTGTAGGCATAGACAGTTATGTTTGACCATGCGTGTGCTGAAAGGCCAGAATGGTTGAAGAAATTGTATGTACTTCCATTTATCCAGCTTTCACCAATACTAATGTTATAGGAATCTGTTTTACCGCTTGTGTCAGCAGTCCAGGTATGATTGATCCAGTCATCGCCGGTGGTGTTTGTGAAACCTTCTGGAGCAGATGGAATGATTATTGTGTCTGCAAAAAGACCGAATGTAACATACACATTTTCTGAGAAACCAGTAAGGGTTGCGGAGACTTTATTATTGGTTGTGTCAAGCGTAGCTCCTTCTACAGCTGTCCATGTGGTATCATTGAGCCAATAGAGAGAGATGTCTGATTCAGCAACGCTATCTAAATCAGATTCATCATAAGAGAATGAAGCATCTAAATCAACATCAGAAGTTCTGTTAATGGAAATATAACCATTGATGTTTGTCATTTCAGGGAAGGCTGTAGATGTTTCAAGTCCTTTGAAATATGTTGATGTATCTATTGATGCAGGGATGATTGTTGATATTCGACTGGAATTATTTGTCAATATCATGTCAGTTATTATTTTATTAGCACTAGGGACACTAAAGAAAACATCATATTCAGTATTGTTCAAAACGGTGTTACTTATTAGGTTAGTGATATAAGTACCACTATCATAAATACCATAAGTATTTTCATAAATAGTATTTCCTATTAGAGTGTTGTCATTAGAAAGACCTACTAACTGGATACCATAGTTATTGTCAGTAATAACATTGTTTAATATAGTATTAGACTGACTAAATGAGACTAAAATACCGGTAGAAGATGTAGTTATAAGATTGTTACTGATAGTACAATTATTTGAATTTGTTATTTCTATAACTGCACTCGCTCCACCATAGAATTTAAAACCGTCAATTGTGACATTGCTGACACCATCGATTGAAAGTGCGTCAGATGCTATACCTGTCCATGATGTAGTATCCGATCCATTTTCGGAACAAATTGTTAGGTTAGATGTAGAGACATATACCCATTCAACATAAAGACCATCAGATACGATAATAGTATCACCGTCATTGGCTGCACTAACAGCATTGCTAATCGTTGGATAACCACCTGTATCATTAACATAGAGATTTGTTGCGGAAACTGTACCAATGCTAAAAAGCATTATGCAGACTAAAGCTGCTAAAAGAATAAATAAAATTTTTCTTGTCATATTGAACCACATTCTAATCTGACATCCAACCCTCAAATAAGAAGTATGAACTTAATCAATAATTATACAGTAGCGATTTATAATACGCTGGTTATATATAAATGTTGAGACTGTTAGACAGTAATAATAAACATCAAAATTAACAAACATCATGTTTAAATTTTAAATAATTGACATATTATCTTTGGAAATATGGAAGACTTAATATCATGTACAAATATTGAATAGATAGATTTTTAATTTTTAGATATTATTGAGAAACGAATATTTCTATTCAAACATTTTTTATCAGCCGCAGGCACGCAATCTTTTCCTAACCTTTAAATATAGTGGTATGTTAACAGTTGACATGTTAACAAATATCATTATTATTTATAGCAAATACACGGAAGGAGAAAAATGCTTGGAATAGATGACCCACAAATATGGCTGGCTTACATACTATGCTTTGTAAGTGCCATCGGCTGCATTATATATGGAGCACTTAAATGGAACGACGATTCCGATGATGGTGAGGTGGATTAATGGCACTCGACACACCGGTTCTCGGAATAATCATACTTGTATATCTTATGGTGATCTTTTATCTGGGATGGCTCGGATACAAGAAAACAAAAGAAACTGAAGACTACATGGTGGCAGGAAGGAAAATTCATCCTTATATTCTTGCACTCTCCTATGGTGCTACATTTATCAGTACTTCGGCTATAGTCGGTTTTGGTGGAGCCGCCGGTGCTCTTGGTATGGGACTCTTATGGCTTGCATTCATGAACATTTTTGTAGGAATTTTTATCGCATTCGTAGTATTCGGTTCAAAAACCCGCCGTATGGGACTTAACCTCAATGCTGTTACATTTCCTGAACTTATCGGAAGACGTTTCCAGTCAAGGTTCATCCAGGGATTCTCAGGAGCACTCATTGGTATATTCATGCCGCTTTACGCCGGTATCGTACTTATCGGAGGAGCAAGATTCCTTGAATCAACCCTCAGTATAAACTATGACGTTGCAGTTCTTATTCTCACAGTTATCGTAGCCGCTTATGTAATCACAGGTGGACTTATCGCTGTTATGTATACAGATGCCCTTCAGGGAACTCTCATGTTCATTGGAATGGTATTCCTGCTGGTATTCACATATGCAAAACTTGGTGGAGTTACTGCAGCCCATTCAGCACTCACTGCAATGAACAATCTTGTACCTGAAAGTCTTGCAGCAGGAGGACATCTGGGATGGACCTCCATGCCGGCATTCGGTTCACCAATTTGGTGGACACTGGTTTCAACACTTGTACTCGGTGTGGGAATTGGTGTGGTTGCACAACCTCAGCTTGCAGTAAGGTTCATGACAGTAAAGAACGACACAGCACTCAACAGAGCTGCACTTGTAGGCGGCCCTTTTATCCTCATGATGACAGGAGTAGCTTTCACAGTTGGTGCACTCTCAAATGCATACTTCTACCAGACAGTTGGCAAGATATCAGTAGTCGTTGCAGGTGGAAACACCGACCTTATAATGCCGGAGTTCATCAACAGTGCCATGCCAAGTACTTTTGTAGTCTTGTTCATGCTGACCCTGCTGGCAGCAGCAATGTCAACTCTCAGTTCACAGTTCCACACAATGGGAACATCGATCGGACACGATTTCTATCGTGAATACCTGAAGAAAGGTGAACTTGGACAGACAATCAACATAACAAAGGCAGCAATCGCATTCACAATCCTTGCAAGTGTAGTACTGGCATACATACTTCCGATCAGTATTATCGCCCGTGCAACCGCGATCTTCTTCGGACTTTGTGCAGCAGCTTTCCTGCCAATGTACACAGGAGCGCTGTTCTGGAAACGTATGACAAAGGAAGGTGCAATTGCAAGCCTGCTTGTTGGTACTTTCAGTAGTCTTTTCTGGCTTGCGTTCGTTCACAAATCAGAAGCAGTACCACTTGGAATAAGCAAAGCGATCTTTGGTGTCGACACTATTCTTACAGGAACATGGACAGTTGTAGATCCGATACTTGTAGCTACACCACTTGCTTTTGTAGTTGCCATCGTAGTCAGTCTTATGACTAAACCAACACCGCAGGAACACCTTGACACCTGCTTTAAGAAATAGAAAAATAGATCGCTTCAAAATTCGGGCATTAATTGCCCATACTTCTTTTTCCGCTCAGTTCAAACAGATTCATAAGCCTGAATGCATTGTCCCTGTCACATGGAACTGACTTGGTTCCTGGTAAGAACAAGAATTTGTTATTGAATGAATCAAGCACGGTGTAAGATATACTGTAATCCTTGCAAAAACTATCCATTCACGTAGTTCTCCTACATTAACAAGATCAGTAAATCCATACTCCATAGTTATCACTACTCGATAGCGCATGCACTTCCGAACCAATTAAATCCATGCAGCACATGATTTAATGACAAATAAGAATACAGAACAGTCAATCATAGAGGCAAAAGCCGTATGACGAGAACTAGAGGGGATATATGTTATAAATAAATGTAACTCGACTTTTGCCTAAGACTCCTTCGACATAATGAAATATAAAGCTATCCGTAGTATATAAATGAAGAATAAAATATTTTATAGCCAAAGCTTTATAAAATCATAGGGCAGTCAATTTCCATAATAAGCACGTCTGCATCGGACACTGTTTTTACAAGACTTACAAAATAATGTGAATCCTGGGTAATAGCTTCAAATGTGTTGTAATGCATTGGAACAACCATTCTGGGGCGCAACATCTCCACTGCCAGTGCGGCATCTTCCGGACCCATTGTATAACGTCCCCCTATCGGAAGAAGTGCAATTTCCGGGTGATATAATCTGGATATGAGTGCCATGTCACCAAATAATCCGGTGTCACCTGCATGATAGATTGATCTTTCACCTGCTTTTATAACAAAACCCGCAGCTCTGCCACCATCTACCTCCCTCCCTGCTTCATCAATGGAAGAAGAATGTCTGGCGTCAGTCATTGTAAAACTTAAGTTTCCTATCTTAATTGTCCCGCCAATATTCATACCCTCTGTTTTAATGTCCTTAGACTTCAGATACTGAGACAACTCATGTATACAAACTACTGTACAACCCGTTCTTTTAGCAATTTCCACAGTATCCCCAAGGTGATCCCAATGACCATGAGTGACTGCAATAATATCCGGGCAGAGTTCATCTACACTAACCCTGGCAGAGGGGTTTTCCGTAATAAAAGGATCAACAAGAATAATGGTTTCATCCACATCTATCCTGAAACATGAATGCCCGATCCAGGTAAGTACAACGTTATCCATGAGACAAAAACAATACAGCAGAATAAGAGTCTATCGACAGGAACAATAATGGTAGCAATAATAGATTTAAGTTGAGAGACTGAATGATTATCATGGAAATAGGCATTGTAGTGCATGGACCCGATGTTGTGGATTCAGGGATGGCCGCAAAAGTAATTGACAGGATGAGAGAACTTGGAAACGTTTCTGTTGTCATGGCAGGGACGATCGGGAAAACAGCAGTCCTTGACGCACATCTTGAGAACTTAATAGATATAAGTAAAAGTCTCAAGCCCAGCAAGTGTATAGAAGAATTCTTTCTTACAAAGGATTTAATCATACTGTTGAACCATGGCAAAACTACTGAAAACGGACTTCTTTTTGCAAATATTGTTGTTTCAAGGATTGAAGACAGGAATATAAAACCGCTTGTACAGATCGAACGTCCGGGTTTATCCGATGGAAAGGTAATTCCATGGAATTTCAAATCTACGAATGAAGCTGAGAAAATCTCAGAAATGCTTGATCTGGAACTTGAAGATGTACCTGAACTTGTTAAGCCGATAAGTATTGAAGACCACGGACACCGTATCATCAGGAATGTTTACGGTGTCCATGTGGGAGAGAAGATAATGATCAACGGAATTATAGTAGGATTTGCAGAATCTGAAGATATCCGTATCATAAGTGAGAACGGTTTTATCCGTGAAATTGAAGGTGCCAGAATAAAAGAGCATGGCCTGGAAAAACTTCATGGATACAAGAACAGAATTCCAATCGACTTGCGTACATGTTGGATTAAAAGCGGACCTTTAAGAAGTGGTAAATTCTCTGTTCGCAGGAAAGAAAAAGCTCCTGAAACTTATGGAAAAACGAAAAAAAACATACCAGACGCCAATAATAATGCAAATACTGCACCAGGCAAGATTAAGGCTGTAATCATCGACCATGAAGCTGAGAGCACGTTTGAACTTATAGGCGATGCAGATATTGCAGTAACCATAGGTGATGATACCACAGATCTTGCTGCTGATATACTGTACAGGCTAAGAATACCTGTAATAGGAATAACTGATGGAGATCTTGATGGATTCTCACACATGAAACACATTTATCCTGGCTCTGTTGTGATACGTCTGGAATCAGGGAATGACGATATTGTTGGAAAAAAAATACGGGAGGATATCTTTGATGGAAAAACGGCTGCTGAGTTCGACTCTATAAATGCATTAAGGAACAATATATTCAGATTGTCGAAAAAATTAATCATTTTTAGAAAAGATTATTAATTATTATCTGCTTTAAATTTGCGCATATATAACTTTAAATATAATAATGTCATATTAGCAAGTAGAGCTCACTAGAGCATAACGTAATAAGGGGTTATTATGAAAGACTTTGAAGTAAAAATACTAGATGACACAGACTACAAGTTCATTGAAGCACTGAAAAGCCTGGGAATGTCCAGGAATGTAGCAACCACACTTACCTACCTTTCAAATGTGGAAGAAGCATCCTCTCAGGAGATCGAGATGAGCACAGGTCTGAGACAGCCAGAAGTAAGCGTTGCCATGAGGCACATGCGTGAAAGAAGCTGGATCGATATCCACAACAAGAAAGCAGTCGGAAAAGGCAGACCTACAAAGATCTACAGACTTTCCGCTCCGGTTGAAGATATCATCAAACACTATGAGCAGAAGATCATAGAAGACACTAAGACAACGATGGACGCTATCACAAAACTTAAGGACATTACTAAAAGAATGTAAAGTTTTTAAGCGTGTCCGGTCGGAATCATCCTTGTGAAGCAATACACATGATGGTCAGATTACCGGGCACAGCAATTCCATCAATCGGGACAGCTTTTTTATCTTTTAAAAGAAGGACAGTTTCCTGGTTTATACCAAGAATGTCCAGAACGTTTTCATAAGTAGTATCAATCGGAACAGTCAGTTTTTTATTTGAAAGGTCCGAATTGACCAGTTCAATATCAAGCGTTATTGTCACTCTACTATTTCACCTTCCGGGGACCTTAGATCTTTGAGGTTTTCCTGTATAAGCTTTGCATCTAGTTCTTCGTACTTCTTTTCACCCTTACGTTCATAGTCTCTTTTATGGAACTTTGACATACGAAAACACCTCAGATTGTATCTGCTGCAATAGGTATTAATCTTTTCGGGAAAAACAGGATACTTTCTTCACAAATAAGAGATGAATGAATATTAAACCAAAAAATCAAATAAAGTCCGGCATCAATTAGAAAGATATAAATTCTCCAGGTACAGTTTAATTATACATCGTAAATAATAAAATGGCAATGGTAGCGATAGAGATGAGTAATAGTACGCATGAGAGAACACTTATAGATTTCCTTGCGGTGCTCAGGGGAAAAAGCTCCGTTTTTTGCTATAAGGATTATTTACAGACAGCAGAACTTGTAACAAAGATCGCACAGGAAATAGAAAAAGAAGATAAGATCCCTGTGATCAGGATCTGCTGGAACGAAAACGAAATGGATAGCGGGAACTTTTCAGGTAATACAAGCTCATTCTATATTTTCAGGAATTTTACCACTGCACTTATCAAAATTGAAAAAATGCTATCTCAGGGAAAACACCTGATAATAGTATCGGACATAAGCTACCTTGAAAAAGATCAGAACTCACGTCCATATATTCGCTTCCTGTCAATACTTCTTCGCAAGAGTGAGGAATATGGTAGTGCCATGATAGCCATGGTCGGTGAAAAATGCAGTAATCCACTGGTAAAGGCTGAACTCATACCTTATTTCAAGAATGAATTCCTGCTTGCAGAAGGAAAGATAATAAAAAATAGAGAGGAATTCCCTGATGTTAAATATACAATCAAAGGTGACAATCTCTATCTTAAACCTTCCATGCAGGATGATGTAAACAAAATAAAAGAGATATTCAGCCTTACGCCTGAAGAAAAGAAAGAACTTGACAGAATAGTTGGAGAGAGCCTTGAAGAATACAGGACATCCCTATAAACAATTCCTATCCAACCATATCTAATTTATAAGCTTTTCTGATACCTTTTTTAACTCATTGCAATATTCGCATTCAGGATCATCCTGCATTGCGATCTTCCTGGACCATGATTTAGCAACGTAATCGTCGTACGCAATAAGTCCCAAAAGCTCTGTGCCAAGCTTATTACTGAAATCAGAGACAATAGACATGAGATCATCCCTTTTATCAGCAGGTATCCTGTTAAACAGAAGAGCTGCATGGGTTTCCAGTTTGGCAGACATACTTGACAGCACATAGGTTCCCCTGATATCCTGAATATCAATGGTTGAAACGATCACTGCCTTATCAACCAGGTTCATGGTCAAAAGACTTGACTTATTGATACCCGGACTGCAATCAAAGAGAAAATGATCGATATCCAATTTTTCCCCAAGTTTTTTTACCAGAGAAAGTAATTTGTCCCTGGCTTCACCAGGTGTGTTAAACATGGTAGATATGTCTTCTTCACATGCTTTGGACGGAACTACATAAACATCAGTGTTCCCGTATTTGTAAACAATATCTTCTGAACTGCAAACACCCTGCAGATAATCAATGAGTGTCATATCATATCTTATGTCAAACAAAGAATGCAGACCCGGACCATTTACATCGGTATCGATTATGCATATTTTGTTTCCCTTTTGAGAGAGCATGACCCCCAGATTTCCAACAAATGTTGTTTTGCCCGTACCACCTTTATATGAATGAAAACTCAAAAGCATTTTACTCACCCAAGTAATTGGTCAAGTTTGTTCTCAACCTCTTCCACCACAGACCAATGTTCATTGTTCTTATTATCAACTTTCTTGCTCAGAGAATAATAGATCTTTTTACCTTTCCGCTCTCTTTCAAGCCACCCGGCCCTGTAAAGCTCATTAAGGTATTTGTTCTCTATTGAGCGATGTCTTCCTGTAATTTCGCTCACTTCATCTGCTGTGCATGAAGTCAACTTTGAAACGGCGAACAATGATTTACGGATAGAATCAGGAACTGTCAGAAAAACAGCCATTTTATCATTGATTGCTGGAGAATTACGGGCTTCAAGATCTGCTATGCGTAATTCCAGTAACTTCAAATGCTCGTTTATATCATTAAGATATTCCAAAATCCCGTTAT
It encodes:
- a CDS encoding helix-turn-helix domain-containing protein; protein product: MLIIMSDLHNNNGILEYLNDINEHLKLLELRIADLEARNSPAINDKMAVFLTVPDSIRKSLFAVSKLTSCTADEVSEITGRHRSIENKYLNELYRAGWLERERKGKKIYYSLSKKVDNKNNEHWSVVEEVENKLDQLLG
- a CDS encoding symporter small accessory protein is translated as MLGIDDPQIWLAYILCFVSAIGCIIYGALKWNDDSDDGEVD
- a CDS encoding right-handed parallel beta-helix repeat-containing protein — translated: MTRKILFILLAALVCIMLFSIGTVSATNLYVNDTGGYPTISNAVSAANDGDTIIVSDGLYVEWVYVSTSNLTICSENGSDTTSWTGIASDALSIDGVSNVTIDGFKFYGGASAVIEITNSNNCTISNNLITTSSTGILVSFSQSNTILNNVITDNNYGIQLVGLSNDNTLIGNTIYENTYGIYDSGTYITNLISNTVLNNTEYDVFFSVPSANKIITDMILTNNSSRISTIIPASIDTSTYFKGLETSTAFPEMTNINGYISINRTSDVDLDASFSYDESDLDSVAESDISLYWLNDTTWTAVEGATLDTTNNKVSATLTGFSENVYVTFGLFADTIIIPSAPEGFTNTTGDDWINHTWTADTSGKTDSYNISIGESWINGSTYNFFNHSGLSAHAWSNITVYAYNATDSTLSDGTIDNVQMPNNVVTILDITDITVTEGETITFDINSSDADGDTPTFACNNTSLFDSFNTETGEGSWITDLTDAGIYSVEFNVTDGYGSISSQIITITVNDFTLSAPTLSNSTGNFYVDWTWDAVENADSYNVSLNGIWTNGTTVLEMNNTPMDAHATSTIQVLAYNETYGALSDAVSDSITLANNLISISGLDNIEVNESELISVNAGYSDLDEDTPTFSCNRTDLFTDFNTSTGEGTWQTNYTSSGTYSIEFTVSDGVESTATQVITITVTNAPTTFYVGSSGYDYTTIQDAINDAAEGDTIIVTDGIYAECIIINKGIVLRSENGAENTTLLEGEPAPIINIYADNVTIDGFNVTGSGTYEGISLSSSNDSIIINNTCTVNSFGIYLDHSNNITVTDNILNNNINAGILTSYSSYNTLTNNEINNNGNDGIYLHTSSYNTLTDNFVNYNEGTGIYLDNSCNNNTIEHNRVHDNYDIGILVSDSDNNILTDNNIYNNYDGITLSYSNTNTLTDNILDNNDEFGIYLIYSNTNTLANNIAVNNDVYGIAISTSINNILTDNIVTSNILGDFWTASLNNTVENLEITLNGILISYTSDDTATNFIGNYLISTLSEKINVGNYFTIERSTPLEIFLSYDDSDMSSTGESSINLYKYNNSDSTWSVVNDTTLNISVNQLNVTISEGTYGLFKDPEPTTSSSSSSSGSSGGSVATRVRSQGTIATLSTNGAGELTGDTVVKSKDTITTVTLYKGTVGTDTSGNPVNTIIVTTPASMPADTPDEVLESGLYYDFGPSGTTFNKEVLITIDFDPEDFEGKTPLIYTYNSEDGWTALETTIDWENGRATAYTTHFSLYALFGDDAEEIVEEILQDPASASVTEEETESVEDETSDTPGFTALAGIVFVLLSFFARRK
- a CDS encoding MinD/ParA family ATP-binding protein, translated to MLLSFHSYKGGTGKTTFVGNLGVMLSQKGNKICIIDTDVNGPGLHSLFDIRYDMTLIDYLQGVCSSEDIVYKYGNTDVYVVPSKACEEDISTMFNTPGEARDKLLSLVKKLGEKLDIDHFLFDCSPGINKSSLLTMNLVDKAVIVSTIDIQDIRGTYVLSSMSAKLETHAALLFNRIPADKRDDLMSIVSDFSNKLGTELLGLIAYDDYVAKSWSRKIAMQDDPECEYCNELKKVSEKLIN
- a CDS encoding transcriptional regulator protein — protein: MKDFEVKILDDTDYKFIEALKSLGMSRNVATTLTYLSNVEEASSQEIEMSTGLRQPEVSVAMRHMRERSWIDIHNKKAVGKGRPTKIYRLSAPVEDIIKHYEQKIIEDTKTTMDAITKLKDITKRM
- a CDS encoding metal-dependent hydrolase, which translates into the protein MDNVVLTWIGHSCFRIDVDETIILVDPFITENPSARVSVDELCPDIIAVTHGHWDHLGDTVEIAKRTGCTVVCIHELSQYLKSKDIKTEGMNIGGTIKIGNLSFTMTDARHSSSIDEAGREVDGGRAAGFVIKAGERSIYHAGDTGLFGDMALISRLYHPEIALLPIGGRYTMGPEDAALAVEMLRPRMVVPMHYNTFEAITQDSHYFVSLVKTVSDADVLIMEIDCPMIL
- a CDS encoding DUF2117 family protein, with translation MIIMEIGIVVHGPDVVDSGMAAKVIDRMRELGNVSVVMAGTIGKTAVLDAHLENLIDISKSLKPSKCIEEFFLTKDLIILLNHGKTTENGLLFANIVVSRIEDRNIKPLVQIERPGLSDGKVIPWNFKSTNEAEKISEMLDLELEDVPELVKPISIEDHGHRIIRNVYGVHVGEKIMINGIIVGFAESEDIRIISENGFIREIEGARIKEHGLEKLHGYKNRIPIDLRTCWIKSGPLRSGKFSVRRKEKAPETYGKTKKNIPDANNNANTAPGKIKAVIIDHEAESTFELIGDADIAVTIGDDTTDLAADILYRLRIPVIGITDGDLDGFSHMKHIYPGSVVIRLESGNDDIVGKKIREDIFDGKTAAEFDSINALRNNIFRLSKKLIIFRKDY
- a CDS encoding sodium:solute symporter family protein, which encodes MALDTPVLGIIILVYLMVIFYLGWLGYKKTKETEDYMVAGRKIHPYILALSYGATFISTSAIVGFGGAAGALGMGLLWLAFMNIFVGIFIAFVVFGSKTRRMGLNLNAVTFPELIGRRFQSRFIQGFSGALIGIFMPLYAGIVLIGGARFLESTLSINYDVAVLILTVIVAAYVITGGLIAVMYTDALQGTLMFIGMVFLLVFTYAKLGGVTAAHSALTAMNNLVPESLAAGGHLGWTSMPAFGSPIWWTLVSTLVLGVGIGVVAQPQLAVRFMTVKNDTALNRAALVGGPFILMMTGVAFTVGALSNAYFYQTVGKISVVVAGGNTDLIMPEFINSAMPSTFVVLFMLTLLAAAMSTLSSQFHTMGTSIGHDFYREYLKKGELGQTINITKAAIAFTILASVVLAYILPISIIARATAIFFGLCAAAFLPMYTGALFWKRMTKEGAIASLLVGTFSSLFWLAFVHKSEAVPLGISKAIFGVDTILTGTWTVVDPILVATPLAFVVAIVVSLMTKPTPQEHLDTCFKK